In Glandiceps talaboti chromosome 6, keGlaTala1.1, whole genome shotgun sequence, one DNA window encodes the following:
- the LOC144436506 gene encoding uncharacterized protein LOC144436506: MIGSLQDLALKSLTDHLPILCDMVREKLPTRLKEVVLQRLSDRDLITKENIPVIDKCLFVPELKHVNLILRPEVTDEVIEGLADTACQLRSLRIGHVNRLPYNKATLMWAKAERESLLKRLLEKQSELEVLEIKFIDMESCNFLLEIKSRNLVEFMILFNMPMLNGSFTKGMESVAQNTGGLKYLTIKSLSSKRDIKLGTLEKWNETVINIVKYIGANLKVFVIDSKAGLHEDTFGYIARCCPNLISIIVQCGFIWSTSPYQSHAFHNSSTMLPFKENCQQLQNLVFSATFLHVTEDDPDIFHWPRNMRTLKLMPLFARAPEIATQRSFSISHIPVGLQELCIPIYFFEVKSAQAVFTRLGPRLKNLDFPCLSHGGEPGLDLEQTVMSCIVDHCINLSSLYLCCFHEASLHKLQEMFKDKKRSNMIHRLNLMSNIDIAHYIESNHDPHIKDFKKVKTWLNGIVASCIMLREFATNNSYIDNRLLRSIALNCPQFKKLQIDRCDGEVETSGEDTISDEGILELAVNCPLEELHLLGAPFTRITSNGLLVLGMRCPYLQVLTIFLWDADTLEPTLKRIRQSVLRGIEISHRLQLHGHSCSAFTYYRPLPHFESSRSMLF; this comes from the coding sequence ATGATAGGAAGTCTTCAAGACCTGGCTTTGAAATCTCTCACCGACCATCTACCAATATTATGTGATATGGTCAGAGAAAAATTACCAACCAGGCTGAAAGAGGTCGTACTGCAGAGGTTGTCTGATCGCGACCTGATCACTAAAGAAAATATTCCAGTCATCGACAAGTGTCTGTTTGTTCCAGAGTTAAAACATGTCAACTTAATACTACGTCCAGAAGTAACTGATGAGGTCATAGAAGGTCTTGCTGATACTGCATGCCAGTTACGAAGCCTTCGTATCGGTCATGTTAATCGTTTACCCTATAATAAAGCAACACTGATGTGGGCGAAAGCTGAACGTGAGAGTTTATTGAAAAGATTACTTGAAAAGCAGAGTGAGTTAGAAGTTCTTGAGATAAAGTTTATTGATATGGAGTCATGTAATTTCCTCTTAGAGATAAAAAGTCGTAATCTCGTGGAATTCATGATTCTTTTTAATATGCCAATGCTGAATGGCAGCTTTACGAAGGGCATGGAAAGCGTAGCACAAAATACTggtggtttgaaatatttgacCATCAAGAGTTTAAGCTCGAAACGTGACATTAAACTAGGCACACTTGAAAAGTGGAATGAGACCGTTATCAATATTGTTAAGTACATCGGTGCAAATTTAAAGGTGTTCGTTATCGATAGTAAGGCAGGACTGCACGAGGACACTTTCGGATATATAGCACGATGTTGCCCAAATCTAATTTCAATAATAGTTCAGTGTGGCTTCATATGGAGTACGAGTCCTTACCAATCTCATGCATTTCATAACTCGTCCACCATGCTACCGTTTAAGGAGAATTGTCAACAATTACAGAATTTAGTGTTCTCAGCAACATTCCTCCACGTGACTGAAGATGATCCGGATATATTTCATTGGCCAAGGAACATGAGAACACTTAAACTCATGCCATTATTTGCAAGGGCTCCCGAAATTGCAACTCAACGCTCGTTTAGCATTTCTCATATTCCAGTTGGTTTGCAGGAACTTTGTATTCCGATATACTTTTTTGAGGTAAAGTCAGCACAGGCTGTTTTTACTCGGCTTGGACCACGATTGAAGAATCTTGATTTTCCTTGTCTTAGTCATGGCGGAGAACCTGGCCTTGACCTTGAGCAAACTGTCATGTCATGTATCGTGGATCATTGTATAAATTTGTCGTCCTTATACCTATGTTGTTTCCATGAAGCTTCGCTACATAAGCTTCAAGAAATGTTTAAGGATAAGAAGAGATCAAACATGATTCATCGATTGAATTTAATGAGTAATATAGATATCGCTCACTATATCGAGTCAAATCACGACCCACATATCAAAGATTTCAAGAAGGTTAAAACCTGGTTGAATGGCATAGTTGCGTCATGTATCATGCTTCGTGAATTCGCGACAAATAACAGTTACATTGATAATAGATTGCTCAGAAGCATCGCTTTAAATTGTCCCCAGTTCAAGAAATTACAGATAGATAGGTGTGATGGTGAAGTTGAGACGTCAGGTGAAGATACGATAAGTGATGAAGGCATACTTGAACTGGCCGTAAACTGTCCCCTAGAAGAATTACATTTACTGGGGGCACCCTTCACCAGAATAACCAGCAATGGTCTCTTGGTATTAGGAATGAGATGCCCATATCTACAAGTGTTGACCATTTTTCTTTGGGACGCTGATACATTAGAACCAACCCTCAAAAGGATCCGCCAATCAGTATTGAGAGGTATCGAAATCAGTCATCGACTACAGCTTCATGGTCACAGTTGCTCGGCATTTACATATTATAGACCATTACCCCATTTTGAATCGTCGAGGTCGATGCTATTCTAG
- the LOC144436508 gene encoding uncharacterized protein LOC144436508: MGVERCAYGTCRSDSRFAARDYMEGVFFVRFPKPKTQPEKCERWVRACSRGDNFGVHRVKQDTYICSHHFVDGNGPTLAHPDPIPATARGIEIRIFEEKKLRPPPKCRPPQTLEGNANEIDKASKRNRVMIETATQTDVCMEHIRKYTDKALIDKNYLKRQLFMEDVLENDESCKFYTGLVSIQVLMYVFDWIKVKAEKLRLRKGEFNENNQITKDAKRALSTFEAFVLVLVRLRRGMDMAHLADVFGISQSTVSRKWVLDKVQPGDDIMADRGFVIRDLLALRGATLNIPPFAHGKQLSTAAVTKTRRIASARIHVERAKEL; this comes from the exons ATGGGAGTGGAACGATGTGCTTATGGCACATGTAGAAGTGATTCCAGATTTGCAGCTAGAGATTATATGGAAGGGGTCTTTTTCGTACGTTTTCCGAAACCAAAAACGCAACCTGAAAAGTGTGAGCGATGGGTTCGAGCGTGTTCGCGGGGCGACAACTTTGGGGTACACCGAGTAAAACAAGACACCTATATATGTTCTCATCATTTCGTCGACGGCAACGGACCAACCCTAGCACACCCTGATCCCATACCAGCTACAGCAAGAGGAATAGAAATAAGaatatttgaagaaaagaaATTGAGACCACCTCCAAAGTGTCGGCCACCTCAGACGTTGGAAGGCAACGCGA ATGAAATCGACAAAGCTTCAAAACGGAACCGAGTTATGATTGAGACTGCCACTCAGACTGATGTTTGCATGGAACACATCAGGAAATACACAGACAAGGCATTAATAGATAAAAACTATTTAAAGAGACAGTTATTTATGGAAGATGTTTTAGAGAATGACGAGTCCTGCAAGTTTTATACAG GTTTGGTGTCCATTCAAGTATTGATGTATGTCTTTGATTGGATCAAAGTGAAGGCAGAGAAGCTGAGGTTAAGGAAAGGAGAATTCAACGAG AATAATCAAATCACTAAGGATGCAAAAAGAGCACTGTCAACTTTTGAAGCCTTTGTCCTGGTCCTTGTTAGACTAAGAAGAGGCATGGACATGGCCCACCTAGCAGATGTGTTTGGTATATCACAGAGTACTGTCAGCAG AAAGTGGGTTTTGGACAAAGTACAGCCTGGTGATGACATTATGGCTGATAGAGGTTTTGTCATTCGTGACCTATTAGCCCTTCGAGGAGCCACCTTGAACATTCCGCCATTCGCACATGGCAAGCAACTAAGTACTGCAGCTGTAACCAAGACCAGGAGAATAGCAAGTGCCAGGATACATGTGGAGAGGGCTAAAGAACTTTAA